The nucleotide sequence CTCACCGGAAAGAATAAAAAAGTTCAGCAATACTTAAATGAAGGAGGAATCATCGTAGATGTTCGCTCTAAAACTGAATACGAAGAAGGACACCTCAGAAATTCTACAAATATTCCATTAGACTCTTTGCCAAAATTTATAGGTCAGCTTGATAAGTCTAAACCTATAGTGACATGCTGTGCTTCTGGCATGCGAAGTGGTTCAGCTAAACGCATGTTAAAAGCAAATGGCTTTAGCGTAGTTAATGGTGGTGGCTGGATGAATCTTCAGAAGTACGAGTAAAACCGTGAGCTGCTTGTCCAACGAAATTTTCAGGGAAATTTTCATCGCCTGGAAAACCTAGTTCTATGTCTCTCCCATTTTCAGGTATGTAACTTGTTTTGAAGAGATAATCCCAGATACTCAAAGTCAACCCAAAATTCACACCATAAGATCGATCTTCTGGCAATGCTTTCACATGATGCCAAATGTGCATTTGTGGATTGTTAAAAACATATTTCAACGGACCTAGATTGAGTTTGAAATTGGAGTGGTTAAAATGGCCAACTACTAAGGTGAAAATATGAATTACGAAAAAATCCCTTAATCCAATTCCAATTAATGCAAGTGGGATATATTCAATCGTCCTGTAGATAATTGTCTCCATCCAGTGGTATCTTAAATGTGCAGCAAAGCCCATCTCTTTGACACTGTGATGTACCTTATGAAATTCCCATAAAAAAGCTGACCGGTGCAACAAGCGATGTGTCCACCATTGCACAAAATCCCTCACTATAAAGCCGAGAAGTAAATGAGCCCAAACTGGCCAGTTCATTACTTCAAAAGCCACCAAGTTCGTAATGCCTATTAAAGCCAATACATCATTAAAAAAAACAACCACCACATCAGACGCTGCATTGAATACAATCAGGGAAAAAAGAAAGAAGTTAAAAAACATATAAAAGAGATCAAGCCAAAAATCTTTCCTAAACTTTGCTTGATTTTTCCTCCATGGCTTTATCCATTCTAAAACTAAAAAAAAGGCAGAAACACCCAATAGCCAATAAAAATAGCTATGCCATTGAGGCATAGAAATTTCTTGCCATAGATAGTTAGCATATCCAGAATATGCATTTTTAATAATCTGCCAATAGTTCATGATTTATTAAGCTGGTGATGGACCAAAAAGTTCACAACAATTTTATCAAAGCTAAACTTGTTAAATACTTCGTATGTTACAACATTAGATTACCAATCAGAGAAATAATATATGCCAAATACAGATGGTAGGCTTACGTTAGATATAAATGCTCCTGCCCCACTTTTTAAAATCAATGACATTTTTGATAGAGAAATAGATTTATCCAAATACAAAGGAAAAAAAGTACTCATCGCCTTTTTCAGGCATGCCGGATGTCCTTTTTGCAATACCAGAGTTCACAATCTTCAAAAGCATTACGAAAATTTAAAAGCGAAAGGTCTTGAAATGATTTTCTTTTTCGAGTCAAAAAAAGAATTAATGGTTTCTAGTGATTTTCACAGTAGTATCTCTCCTATTCCCTTAATCTCAGATCCTGAAAAAACTTGGTATGATGCATACGGCGTGGAAAGTTCAGGATTGAAATCTGCAAAAAGTCATTTCAAATCCTTCTTCCAGCAAGTCATTGAAGCAAAAAAAAGCAAAGTTCCAGTACATTGGATGTCAGGAAATGAGTCTATAAAAACAATCCCTGCGGAGTTCCTAATGGATGAAAAAGGGATCATAAGAGCGGTACATTATTCAAAAGGACTAAGAGATCGGATGTCAATTGATGCAATCATCGAATTCGCCGGATAAACTATAATCAGGTTCCTCTTTCGATAGCCAATTCAATAAGCTCATTAATTAAGTCCGAATAGCTCATCCCCTCCTGCTCCCAAAGTTGGGGATACATGCTAATACTTGTAAAACCGGGGATGGTATTTACCTCATTGACCAAGATTTCTCCATTATCCTGAAAAAACATATCTACACGTGACATTCCTTGACAGCCCAATGCTTTATATGCTTTGATTGCTGTTGCTTTTAATTGATCTACATATTTAAGATCAACATCTGCAGGTATCCTAGTCGTTGCTTTTGATGAAGAGGCGTATTTTTCTTCATACGAATAGAAATTACCTGATATCACTTCCCCAACTCCTGAGGCTTTTGGATGATCATTACCTAAAACCGCGCATTCTAATTCCTTACCTTCTACCTTTTTTTCTACGAGTACTTTTCGATCATACTGCAGCGAATCTTTGATAGCAACATTCCATTCGGATTCATTTGTCACTCTATGTACACCTACAGATGACCCCATATTTGCTGGTTTCACAAATACCACAGAACCAAGGAAAGATACCTCAGCATAAGTAGGTATTTCATCACCACGGATGATCAAGATCCAATCCGCTACCTTAATCCCACTATCTCTTAAAAGGCGTTTTGCTACGTCTTTGTCCATTGAAGCTGCAGAGCCAAGCACATCAGAGCCTACAAATGGGATTCCCAATAGACACAGAAGTCCCTGAATAGTACCATCTTCTCCTTTCGGACCATGTAGGATAGGAAACACTACATCAAATCTTCCAATTGATTTATTGTTAGAAACAAAAAAATCTTGACCTCCGGGATGAATAGAAACCAGTTCTCCTTGAGTCGTAATTTCCTCTGCCAGCTCATCCTCTCTCACCAATCTCCAACTGCCTGCTTTAGATATTCCTATTATTGAAAAATTATATCGAGACTTATCAATTTCCTTAATGATGTTTTTTGTAGAACGAATTGATATTACATGTTCTGGTGATTGGCCACCACAAAGGATTAAGATATTTTTCATAAGGGTACGTTAAGTAACATATATTCAATCATAAATCTCTCTCAACTCAAAATCATCTCCTTTTCCATACTGAATAAGCTCGCTCATCAAGTAATTCTCCATTGAAAAAATATCCTTCAAACGGTAATCATTTCTTCCAATTACCTCGAAAAGAATAAACTCGTTCACTTCGCCATAATTGATTAGACGATACTTCTTACCTACACGCATGCTAGAAAATGCCAATCCACTCATATTGATAGCAATATTATTATGCGATTTTTGATTTACTTTTACTTTATGAAAAAAATTCTTCCATTCCTTCTAATTACAGTCTTTTACATCGTTAGTTGCAAGGATGATGATCGCTTAACTGAAGTACTTACTGGTACCTGGATAGGACAAAGAATTGATATTACGAACTGTTCTGACGATGCACGAAATATTTCGGAAGAAGTGGACTGTGGTGATGTCTCTTGTTTTCGTTTAATCCTCAATAGTAATACTTACTCATTTCAGCAAAGAACAAGTGTAACAGAAGGCACATGGAGCGTAGGAGATGTATTAAGCTTATGTGTAGAAGAGGAAAACGAAATTATTTGTGATGAATACCTATTCACATTAACAGGAGCCAGTCTTATACTTTCTGCAGATACCACCTCGGCGAGATGTGTCACCACCTTCACCTTTGATAAGTTGTTCGAACAAGACACAACATCTTCATAAGTCAATAGAATTACTAGCTAAGATTTTTAGGAACCATCACTGATTAGCTCCCCCATATCATACTCATATTCAATCTTTAAATTTCCTTCCTGATCATACCATTTAGCTAATCCATGGATCTTTCCATTTTCATAATTGGACTCCTCCATCGTTTTTCCATCCACATAGAACTTCTGTTGCAATCCACTCAGCACTCCATTACTATAATTTTTGCGTTCTACTATATTTCTACGCTTATAAATAAGGTATTCGCCATTTAGCACATCGTCATTGTAATAGGCTTTGGTTTCTACATACCCAAGATTGTCAAACACAAGCTCAACTCCTTGCTTTTTCCCATTAAGGTATGTTGTAATTGACTGTACCTTACCATGGGTATCATAAGCGGTCCAGGTTCCATGATACAAGCCATCAAGAAAGTCGCCTTCTCCTATGGTGATTTCATCTGATCTTAATGTAACTTTTTGAAGCCCTTGCCTTCCCTGATAGTCAGAAACAATCGCATTGGGTGGAATTTGACTTCCTTCAATAGGTTCAGAATAAGTGTTTGTTGATCCTCCGCAAGCACCAGATATAGTTGCTAAAATCAAAAAAATCTTTTTCATTATCTCTTAAATATTTTGGGTAAAACATCTTTAAAGATTTTATCCTTATTCGTAAAAATAACATACAAACCGCATAGAAAAACGATAAGAGCATAATAGAAAAGCTGCCCTTTATCATTCATAATTTCTATTCCCAATATTGTTAAGTGCATTCCTATAGCACCAATCATTAGCCCAACAGCCAAGACACCCCCTACCCATGCAGTGCGAGGTATTATCAACAAGACAGCAGCTATCAATTCCATTATTCCAATTAACCATCTTCCCCATGGCTCCATTCCCACCATCTTGAAGATGTACATAGATTCTGGAGATCCAGTAAATTTGAAATAAAGCGTTTGTGCCATTATAAAGGCGGCAGCTAGTCTAGCAATGATATAGGCAGTTTTCGTCAGCATAAGAGTGATTTTAGATTGATAATATATAAAGATTTTGAAAAAGCTTAAGAAATTAAATAGAATCTATTGGGTATACGGTGGCATTATGGGCCTCCTAATGATTTCCCTACAAGTCGTGCATTACAAGACAATGGTTAGGGACATTAAGGTGGAATTGTTTGGCGGAATTATAGGAGTTCTTTTTCTTGCATTTGGTATTTGGTTAGGCACATCAAGTTTCAAAACTAAAAAAGCTTCAGATAAATACGATGCTTTGAAGCTTGGTTTAAGCAAACGCGAAGTACAGGTGCTTGAATTATTAGCACAAGGATTTTCAAATCAGGAGATAGCAGATAAGCTATTTGTTTCATTGAATACCGCCAAAACTCACATATCAAATATATACGCCAAACTCAATGTACAACGAAGAACGCAGGCTATTCAAAAAGCGCGGAACCTAGCCTTGATAGATCATTCTTTCGAGGGGAAAGCATAAAATCACCCGAAAGAATGAATAAAAAACGAATCATTTAATCGTGATTTGAAAGAAAAAAGATATGAAAACTAAAATAGCATTGAAGTATGGGTTGATAAGCGGTTGTATGATTGTCAGCTCTTGGTTTATATTATTAGGTTTTGAAGATAATCCAGATTTTGCACTAGCCGAAATACTCGGTTATGCTATTATGATAGCTGCGCTTTCAGCAGTTTTTGTAGGCATCAAACGAATTCGTGATGAAAACGGATCTCTTTCATTTAAAGAAGCTTTCTTAAATGGCTTAGGTATAACGCTCGTTGCTTCCACCATTTATGTAATTGGATGGATGATCTATATGCCTAATTTCGCTCCAGACTTTGTAGATAAGTATACCGCATCACAAGTAGAACTGATAGAGCAGATGGATATTGAGAATGAAGAAAAACTAGAACAAATAAATGACATCAACGAGTGGATGGAAACCTATAAACAACCTCATATAATGGTAGCTATGACATTTGTTGAAATTTTCCCTGTTGGCTTAATAGTCACATTGATTTCGGCTTTAATCTTGAAGAGGAAGTAGATTCTATCTAATTTCACTGAATGATTAAGAAACTAGCTCTTCTTTTTATTTCTGGATACTTTCTTTCCTGCAGCACTACAGAAAAAGAAGAAAATACATCAACAAGTGAAAGACAAGGTTCTCAAAGCAACTACGTCCCATCAGGCTTTCATGCATCAATAAACCATGGTAAGAAAAATCAACCGGTAAGTCTATTATTAGAGGATTCACTTTATCACCTTTATTATACCACTGGTACAGATGAATTGGGTCATTTGAAAAGCGTAAACTTACTTGACTGGGATTATGATCAATCCATCTCTATAGGTGATTCCTATGGGAAAGTACAATACGACCTATTCAATAGTAGTGGTCTCTCTGAGCCTTGGATTAAGTATTGGGTAGATGACAATGAATTAATCATTTCGACAAGTGCGGATGGAAAATCTAATTGGAACGACAGATCTGTTCTCAAAACAGAGGGCTTCAATCCAAGTATATCGTGGGACAGCAATCTGGAACAATGGATTCTTGTATTAACCAATGGAAACAAACTAGAAATACACACTTCTGTAGATTTTCTTAGATGGGAAAGTAGTTCGGAAATAGTTTATGAAACTCCTTTACAAAGTGCCTCATTATCACAAATAGGTAGCCAATGGTTGTTTGTCTTAAATCAGGAAGAGATAAAGTACCAAATAGGTAGCTTTGATGGGGCATCTTTTATTCCCTTAGGTACTCCATCTTCTTTGTTTGAAGGGAGTAATTTTCAATCTGCCAATCTATTTCATACTGGAGATAAAACACTCCTGATTGCGCAAAGTGAAAAAAACACAAACTCAACTTCTCCAACATTCAGTTTGCCTTTAGAAGTTGACATCAAAGATGAAAATATCCTCTTATTTCCTACATCTCACTTTAGATCGAAATTCACAGGAAAGAGAAGAGGAAAGCTTAGTAAGCTCGTAGCTGAAGGTCCTTCATGGTATTCTTTTACCATAGATCAAAAATTTTCAAACTTAAAAATGATCCTAAATGATCCCGCTTCTTCCATGAATATGGAATGGGATACCGAAAGGAAAATCATTAAATTCGATAGATCTAAATCAAGCATTGGTGATCTTGAAATTATTGAATCTAATCTTTCGATTGATCCAGACAATTTAAAAGTTGATATTCTTATTGATCATGATGTTATAGACATTTTCTTCAACGATGGTGAAGCGTATTTTTCCATTTCTGTCAAACCATTTTCATTTTTTAGTGAAGTGCAAATCTATCTGGATGACAAAAAATATGATGCAAGGGGAGTTTTGTTCAATATTGGCATCTAAGTAAATAGATGTTATCACCTATAACATAAAACATAGAAAGACAGAATTTTTAGTCCAAAAAACCTTAAACTTGAATTACGAAGTTATTAAACTAACCCTATGAAGTCACCATATAAAGTCATAATCCTATTAACTCTTGTTTCCTTTTTAGTTGGATGTACATCCAGTACAAATCAAAATGAAAAGTCTAGAGAAGAGCTAAAGGAAGAGAAAACCATACATGATTTAGAGCAACTTTTAGAGGACTTACCACCTCCCTCTTTGGTTCCTTTCACACTCAAATCCATTGAAGCAGAATTCGATAAAGGGCACATCAATTCACTTGAAGGCATAGAATCTTATAAAAGTAATCGTGACAAAATGGCTCTTAATATGGGTGTATATGCTTCAGATATAAGCTACATGGCCGCTTATGGTCATGAAAATGATTGTATTGAGTACCTAAAAGCTTCTCATGAAATGGCTGAATTCCTCGGGGATTCTGCAATCTACAATGAAGATGACTTGAATGAATTTAGAGGTCACATAGCCGCACAAAACGAAGATGAAATCTCCCGGATACTTGGAAAGCTTTTTCTAGAGACAAGCGTAAAAATGGAAGAGGATCACCATTTAACAATGGCAGGTCTTGCACTTACTGGAAGCTTTGTTGAAGGTTTGTATCAAGCAGTCATTACCTTAGAAACTTACCCTGAAACACCGGAAAACGAAAAATTACTTGAGCCATTAGTGAAAATAGTCCTTGGCGAAGAGCAAGCATTGCTAGATATTATTCAAGTATTGGAAGATCTTCCATTCGATGATACCATCGCTGACATGATTGCAGAATTATCAATTCTAGATAGGCTCTATAAAGGAGACATGAAAAACATTGAAGAGAAAATGAAAAACGATCCCAATTTTATTTTGACCAAAGAAGTAATGAGGGATGTTACATTAGAAGTAAAAAGAATCAGAGGAAAAATTACAGTTATGTAATTAGCACTTAATCCCTAATCCTTAGGCACTGACTAGTCAGTGCCTTTTTTGTTTATACATAAAAAAACCTCTCGAAATTTCGAGAAGTTCTGTTTGTCTTAATAAATAAGGATACTTATTTATCCTCTTTTTTCTTAGCAGCTGGCTTTTTAGGAGCAGCTTTCTTCGTTTCTTTTTTTTCTGCCTTTGGCTTTGCTTCTTTTTTCTCAGCAACTTTTGCTTTCGGCTCTGCCTTCTTTTTAGGCGCAGCTTTTTTCACTTCCTTCTTCGGAGCATCAGCTACCTCAGCTTTTGGTGCAGCTTCTTTCTTAGGCGCTATTTCTTTTTTTGGAGCAGCTTTTTCAGCCTTAGGTTCCTCTTTTTTAGACTTAGCCTTGTTTGCAAACTCAGCCTTAATCTCCTCAATATCAACTTGTTTAATAGAAGGAACAGCGTTTAAACGCTTCATTGTGTTCACTCTATTTTTAGCGACATTTTTATTTTTTCTTCCTTTTCTTTCTAATCTTGTTACGGCCATTTTCTTGGTCTTCTTACGTGAAATGAGCCGCAAATTTAGGTTATTATGTAGTTTTGTCCAAAACAATATTTAATGTCTAAAAGTAAGCCTTCACTTCCTCGTGGAACCAGAGATTTTGGTCCTACCATTTCTGCGAAACGTAGCTACATCATTGAAAAAATTAAGAAGAATTTTATAAAATATGGTTTTAGTCAATTAGAAACTCCAGCAATGGAGAACCTATCTACCCTTACAGGAAAATATGGCGATGAAGGTGATCAACTGCTTTACAAAATCTTAAATAGCGGGGATTATCTAAGCAAAGCAACAGAAGACGATTATAAGGAAGGAAGTAAACATTTATCTAGCAAAATTTCAGAAAAAGGTCTTCGATATGACCTGACAGTCCCGTTCGCCAGATTTGTAGTCATGAATCAAAATGAAATCCCTTTTCCATTTAAGCGCTATCAGATTCAACCTGTATGGAGAGCAGATCGACCTCAAAAAGGCAGGTACAGAGAGTTTTATCAGTGTGATGCAGATATTGTTGGGAGTAAAGGAATATGGAACGAAGTAGAACTGAC is from Marinobacter alexandrii and encodes:
- a CDS encoding rhodanese-like domain-containing protein; protein product: MLGFLTGKNKKVQQYLNEGGIIVDVRSKTEYEEGHLRNSTNIPLDSLPKFIGQLDKSKPIVTCCASGMRSGSAKRMLKANGFSVVNGGGWMNLQKYE
- a CDS encoding sterol desaturase family protein; the encoded protein is MNYWQIIKNAYSGYANYLWQEISMPQWHSYFYWLLGVSAFFLVLEWIKPWRKNQAKFRKDFWLDLFYMFFNFFLFSLIVFNAASDVVVVFFNDVLALIGITNLVAFEVMNWPVWAHLLLGFIVRDFVQWWTHRLLHRSAFLWEFHKVHHSVKEMGFAAHLRYHWMETIIYRTIEYIPLALIGIGLRDFFVIHIFTLVVGHFNHSNFKLNLGPLKYVFNNPQMHIWHHVKALPEDRSYGVNFGLTLSIWDYLFKTSYIPENGRDIELGFPGDENFPENFVGQAAHGFTRTSEDSSSHHH
- a CDS encoding redoxin domain-containing protein, giving the protein MPNTDGRLTLDINAPAPLFKINDIFDREIDLSKYKGKKVLIAFFRHAGCPFCNTRVHNLQKHYENLKAKGLEMIFFFESKKELMVSSDFHSSISPIPLISDPEKTWYDAYGVESSGLKSAKSHFKSFFQQVIEAKKSKVPVHWMSGNESIKTIPAEFLMDEKGIIRAVHYSKGLRDRMSIDAIIEFAG
- a CDS encoding D-alanine--D-alanine ligase family protein, with protein sequence MKNILILCGGQSPEHVISIRSTKNIIKEIDKSRYNFSIIGISKAGSWRLVREDELAEEITTQGELVSIHPGGQDFFVSNNKSIGRFDVVFPILHGPKGEDGTIQGLLCLLGIPFVGSDVLGSAASMDKDVAKRLLRDSGIKVADWILIIRGDEIPTYAEVSFLGSVVFVKPANMGSSVGVHRVTNESEWNVAIKDSLQYDRKVLVEKKVEGKELECAVLGNDHPKASGVGEVISGNFYSYEEKYASSSKATTRIPADVDLKYVDQLKATAIKAYKALGCQGMSRVDMFFQDNGEILVNEVNTIPGFTSISMYPQLWEQEGMSYSDLINELIELAIERGT
- a CDS encoding DoxX family protein, translating into MLTKTAYIIARLAAAFIMAQTLYFKFTGSPESMYIFKMVGMEPWGRWLIGIMELIAAVLLIIPRTAWVGGVLAVGLMIGAIGMHLTILGIEIMNDKGQLFYYALIVFLCGLYVIFTNKDKIFKDVLPKIFKR
- a CDS encoding DUF4199 domain-containing protein, whose amino-acid sequence is MKTKIALKYGLISGCMIVSSWFILLGFEDNPDFALAEILGYAIMIAALSAVFVGIKRIRDENGSLSFKEAFLNGLGITLVASTIYVIGWMIYMPNFAPDFVDKYTASQVELIEQMDIENEEKLEQINDINEWMETYKQPHIMVAMTFVEIFPVGLIVTLISALILKRK
- a CDS encoding GH32 C-terminal domain-containing protein, with the translated sequence MIKKLALLFISGYFLSCSTTEKEENTSTSERQGSQSNYVPSGFHASINHGKKNQPVSLLLEDSLYHLYYTTGTDELGHLKSVNLLDWDYDQSISIGDSYGKVQYDLFNSSGLSEPWIKYWVDDNELIISTSADGKSNWNDRSVLKTEGFNPSISWDSNLEQWILVLTNGNKLEIHTSVDFLRWESSSEIVYETPLQSASLSQIGSQWLFVLNQEEIKYQIGSFDGASFIPLGTPSSLFEGSNFQSANLFHTGDKTLLIAQSEKNTNSTSPTFSLPLEVDIKDENILLFPTSHFRSKFTGKRRGKLSKLVAEGPSWYSFTIDQKFSNLKMILNDPASSMNMEWDTERKIIKFDRSKSSIGDLEIIESNLSIDPDNLKVDILIDHDVIDIFFNDGEAYFSISVKPFSFFSEVQIYLDDKKYDARGVLFNIGI